The following DNA comes from Diorhabda carinulata isolate Delta chromosome 3, icDioCari1.1, whole genome shotgun sequence.
GTATTGAAAATCGTACAATTTATCGAATCTATCGAAGTATTAgatgacattttttatgtagaaatattttaaagagatcatatttttaaataattgaaaatttaaaaaaatatgacgaTGAAATTATCTAAAACTACCTGTATTCATGTGGGACGAGGTAGATAGTGGCACGAAATTATCACCCCCAGAATATAAACTCAGTATATATGACAGAAACTTTAAAGAATAAGGTTCTCAATTCGCCCCTTTAAAGAGTTGTATCTCCCTAGTATATTAAGTGGTATCTTTTGTAGCTTtagaattaatataaataatagtgGATCATTTTGTATATTAGAGTCCCTTGCTAAACTTAAACTgggttgaattttttttttaattaacttttagatttgaaataaaatgtacCATATCTGattttttataggttaagttatTGCCTTGAAAATGATAATATAGAATTACATGAAGCATATGATGATATAAATGGATCCTCAAATAATTTGAAGACTTCTAATCTAAGTGGCTCTGCTGGTTCTGCAGACAGTCTTGATAGATTAAGCAGCATGTCAAGCAGTAGTAGAGGTTCAAACAAAATGCTCAATATGGCAGATGTAGATGCCATTGTAGAGATGCAGGAAAGAAGTAAGTCACTTTCATGTTTAATTCACAGAATTATTTATTAGCTGTATAAATAATGATGAATGAGAagtgtttttgaaaattatttattacatatttttatattctttctcTATACATTTCGCTATAGTATTCATCTGTATATTGTAAGTACCTTCATATATACTTCCAATCTTACAATCTCTatacattttttcttgtataaatgcTTTTGTAAATCCAACACCTCCCAACCAATCGATGCACTTAGTACATGTGTGCTGGGCAACCTCTGCTGAATAATATTTAGCCATTGAAGCTTGCttcaaaaaatctgtttttgatTCCACTAGCCTAGCAGCATTGTAAGTTAACAGTCTTGCACATTCAATATGAGTTGCTATTTTTGCTATCTGGTATTGTAAAccttgaaaattaaaaataggttGTTTGAATTGGATTCTTTCTAATGTATAAGGGACGGTAGCATCTAAACAACCTTGAGCTATGCCCAATTGCTGTGCTGCAATGCCTATTCTTCCCTCATTTAACGAACCAGCGACTATTTTGTAGCCTTGACCTACTTCTCCCAATATTGATATTTCAGGGACTCGGACATTGTCAAAATGGACTGGATGAGTACctgaacaaaaaaatgaacgtttaacattgttcattttatatatggtctaaaaaattgatatggGGCTTATTGATACTTACCAGAAGCACAAATACCCAACTTGATTTCGGGCTTTCCGACAGTCAAACCAGGGCTATCTCTCTCAACAATAAAACAAGTGATTCCCTTGTATCCTTTAGATGGATCAGCATTAGCCATAACAATAAAGAGTCCAGCTATACCAGCGCTCGAAATCCAcatttttgttccatttaaaatataatctGAACCATCTTTCTTGGCCAATGTTTTCATGGCAAAAGCATCAGAACCAGATGTGGGTTCTGATAGTGCAAAAGCACCTATGGTATCGTTTGCTAAACGTGGTAAATACATCCGTTTCTGTTCTTCAGTAcctaatttcattaatatagtATTGACTAAAGTAATTTGAATGTCAATTGGTACAGAAACTGCAG
Coding sequences within:
- the LOC130891138 gene encoding short/branched chain specific acyl-CoA dehydrogenase, mitochondrial-like → MNLMSRTAKLFQKKSLRYPQKRTKHDHTGRHVPLTQLSKDERDLQENVAKFARTSIAPYVREMEKDGEIKQSVIDACFKNGLFGLGIDEKYGGIGSDFMRSIIAIEQIAKVDPAVSVPIDIQITLVNTILMKLGTEEQKRMYLPRLANDTIGAFALSEPTSGSDAFAMKTLAKKDGSDYILNGTKMWISSAGIAGLFIVMANADPSKGYKGITCFIVERDSPGLTVGKPEIKLGICASGTHPVHFDNVRVPEISILGEVGQGYKIVAGSLNEGRIGIAAQQLGIAQGCLDATVPYTLERIQFKQPIFNFQGLQYQIAKIATHIECARLLTYNAARLVESKTDFLKQASMAKYYSAEVAQHTCTKCIDWLGGVGFTKAFIQEKMYRDCKIGSIYEGTYNIQMNTIAKCIEKEYKNM